The proteins below are encoded in one region of Casimicrobium huifangae:
- the asnB gene encoding asparagine synthase (glutamine-hydrolyzing), translated as MSGIAGIIHFDGRPVEPGQVEAMTAAMPYRGPDGTNHWRRGNVALGQCMLRTTPESLEETQPLSNEDESLVLVMDGRVDNWEELRQTLLSNGVTLRTRADAELVLRAYEVWASDCVQHIDGDFAFVIWDARRQRAFCARDPAGNKPFNYHWNGQSFVFSSELRAILPLPWVPERLNLDVAAEYLATEWHSLDETLWQSVMRLKPSHSLEVGGGQSLHQRRYWHPDLQHTLPCRNDDEYIEHYRALFFDVVRRMSRSTHPVACEVSGGLDSSAIFAVAETLRQRAQLPAPGVEGYTLDFSGDPAADEMDYARAVGAFLGRHVHEVVPAHKPLHWYRDNARWYREFPDYPNGAMGEAIVDLARASNSRALFSGVGGDEWTGGSHIYYAEAIAGWQARDLLALMLRDARAAGPCSMLRWLLLEGVSPSLPSPLRLALRKLFHLAVNRAGKSSKRWLAADMACRLDRRRKKFVGESAPICRRIGQRELLRHLPQPYNILAREVSERRTSRAGLELRLPFWNKEIVQCAFSRPAHLNMRGNEDRWLHRQGMAHVLPEKVLQRQTKAEFSVTFRRYWPELLSLLADDILPARPGWVEAQEFGDIVGQAFSMGSHDFRGGWVAWTLFGLDTVVCD; from the coding sequence ATGAGCGGCATCGCCGGTATCATCCATTTCGATGGCCGCCCGGTCGAGCCGGGCCAAGTGGAAGCCATGACCGCCGCCATGCCCTACCGCGGGCCGGATGGCACAAATCACTGGCGGCGCGGCAATGTGGCGCTCGGGCAATGCATGCTGCGCACCACGCCGGAATCGCTGGAGGAAACCCAGCCGCTGTCCAACGAGGACGAGAGTCTCGTGCTCGTCATGGACGGGCGCGTAGACAACTGGGAAGAACTAAGACAAACGCTCCTGTCAAACGGCGTAACGCTGCGCACTCGGGCGGACGCCGAACTGGTGCTGCGTGCGTATGAGGTTTGGGCCAGCGACTGCGTGCAGCACATCGACGGCGACTTTGCGTTCGTCATTTGGGACGCGCGCCGGCAAAGAGCGTTCTGCGCGCGTGACCCTGCCGGGAACAAACCCTTCAACTACCACTGGAATGGGCAGTCGTTCGTCTTTTCGTCCGAGTTGCGTGCGATTCTGCCGTTACCATGGGTACCCGAACGATTGAATCTGGATGTAGCAGCGGAGTATTTGGCGACGGAGTGGCATTCGCTGGACGAGACACTTTGGCAGTCCGTGATGCGGCTCAAACCCTCGCATTCGCTTGAAGTAGGTGGGGGGCAATCACTTCATCAGCGGCGCTACTGGCATCCTGACTTGCAGCACACCCTACCGTGCCGTAACGACGATGAGTACATCGAACACTATCGCGCATTGTTCTTCGACGTGGTACGCCGCATGTCGCGCTCCACCCACCCGGTAGCGTGCGAGGTCAGCGGCGGTCTGGACTCCTCCGCAATATTCGCCGTTGCCGAGACTCTGCGGCAACGAGCGCAACTGCCTGCGCCTGGTGTTGAAGGCTATACGCTGGATTTCAGTGGCGACCCAGCGGCCGACGAGATGGACTACGCCCGCGCGGTGGGGGCGTTTCTTGGCCGGCACGTTCACGAGGTTGTACCTGCGCATAAACCGCTGCACTGGTATCGGGACAACGCCAGATGGTATCGGGAGTTTCCTGACTACCCCAATGGCGCCATGGGTGAGGCCATCGTCGATCTCGCTCGCGCTAGCAATAGCCGGGCGCTGTTCAGCGGCGTCGGAGGCGATGAGTGGACTGGAGGAAGCCATATCTACTATGCCGAGGCCATCGCCGGCTGGCAAGCGCGCGATCTGCTTGCTTTGATGCTGCGCGACGCACGAGCTGCAGGGCCATGCTCGATGTTACGGTGGCTGCTACTTGAGGGCGTATCGCCCTCGCTGCCGTCCCCGCTTAGACTCGCGTTGCGCAAACTCTTCCACTTGGCAGTGAACCGAGCAGGCAAGAGTTCCAAGCGTTGGCTCGCGGCAGATATGGCGTGCAGACTTGATCGACGCAGAAAAAAATTTGTTGGCGAATCGGCGCCGATCTGCAGGCGAATTGGCCAGCGAGAACTATTGCGCCACCTGCCGCAACCGTACAACATACTCGCACGCGAAGTCTCGGAGCGACGCACGTCCCGTGCTGGACTTGAGCTACGCCTGCCGTTCTGGAACAAGGAAATCGTTCAGTGTGCGTTTTCCAGACCGGCCCATTTGAATATGCGCGGCAATGAAGACAGATGGCTACACCGCCAGGGCATGGCTCACGTGCTGCCTGAAAAAGTGCTGCAGCGTCAGACAAAAGCTGAATTTAGTGTCACCTTCCGACGCTACTGGCCGGAACTGTTGTCGCTATTGGCCGATGACATTCTTCCTGCGCGACCAGGCTGGGTGGAGGCGCAAGAATTCGGCGACATCGTTGGCCAAGCGTTCAGCATGGGCAGTCACGATTTCAGAGGTGGATGGGTTGCATGGACGCTTTTCGGGCTGGACACCGTCGTTTGCGATTAG
- a CDS encoding lasso peptide biosynthesis B2 protein → MARFIRLRNAQKRALVAAWLWLPLFWVGLRTLGLPRFQRLLHQATDRKDNSAAMTADEIQSCAAAVTMAASHTPFPATCLTRSLLLEWLLQRRGVRTELRIGVNIGSGILRAHAWVEHEGRPLNDRADIAADFKPFGRLPSVTAFRAS, encoded by the coding sequence TTGGCCAGATTCATTCGGCTGCGCAACGCACAAAAGCGAGCACTGGTGGCCGCGTGGCTATGGCTGCCACTGTTCTGGGTCGGTCTGCGCACACTGGGGCTGCCGCGCTTTCAGCGCCTGCTGCATCAGGCAACCGACAGAAAAGACAATTCGGCTGCCATGACGGCGGACGAGATTCAATCATGCGCTGCCGCCGTCACCATGGCAGCCAGCCACACGCCGTTTCCGGCCACCTGCCTGACACGCTCGCTGCTGCTGGAATGGTTGCTGCAACGGCGCGGGGTGCGCACGGAACTGCGCATCGGCGTCAACATCGGCTCGGGCATCCTGCGGGCGCATGCCTGGGTTGAACACGAAGGACGACCGCTGAACGACCGCGCCGACATCGCCGCTGATTTCAAGCCCTTCGGCCGGCTGCCTTCAGTCACCGCGTTTCGCGCGTCATGA
- a CDS encoding inositol monophosphatase family protein has translation MHPMLNTAVKAAREAAEIIQYGARNLDRLTVDSKGPGDFVSEIDRNAEAAIVDTLLGAYPSHGIIAEEGSGSTRGNANSDHIWIIDPLDGTTNFLHGMPTYCVSIALQVEGKLTQAVIYDPNRNDLFTATRGSGAFLNNRRIRVSKTTKMRDALIGTGFPFRDGAAFDEYVTQFKNLMPKTAGLRRPGSAALDLAYVAAGFYDGFWEMKLNQWDMAAGALLILEAGGLVTGIDGEDTYMDSGAIVAGTPKIFPELLKTLQMK, from the coding sequence ATGCACCCGATGCTCAATACGGCGGTCAAGGCCGCCCGCGAAGCCGCCGAGATCATTCAGTACGGCGCCCGTAACCTCGACCGCCTCACTGTCGACAGCAAAGGGCCGGGCGATTTTGTCAGCGAGATTGACCGCAATGCGGAAGCGGCGATTGTAGATACGCTGCTTGGCGCCTACCCGAGCCACGGCATCATCGCCGAAGAAGGCAGCGGGTCGACCCGCGGTAATGCGAATAGCGATCACATCTGGATCATCGACCCGCTCGACGGCACGACCAACTTCCTGCACGGCATGCCGACTTACTGCGTCTCGATCGCACTGCAGGTCGAAGGCAAGCTGACGCAAGCGGTGATTTACGACCCCAACCGCAACGACCTGTTCACCGCCACTCGCGGCTCTGGCGCCTTCCTGAACAACCGTCGCATCCGGGTTTCCAAGACCACCAAGATGCGCGACGCCCTGATCGGCACCGGGTTCCCGTTCCGCGATGGTGCCGCATTCGACGAGTACGTCACCCAGTTCAAAAACCTGATGCCGAAGACCGCCGGCCTGCGCCGCCCCGGATCGGCGGCGCTTGACCTTGCCTATGTAGCAGCGGGCTTCTACGACGGCTTCTGGGAGATGAAGCTGAATCAGTGGGACATGGCTGCCGGTGCGCTCTTGATCCTCGAAGCCGGTGGATTGGTCACCGGCATCGACGGCGAGGACACCTACATGGACAGCGGCGCCATCGTGGCCGGCACGCCCAAGATCTTCCCGGAGCTGCTGAAGACACTTCAGATGAAGTAG
- a CDS encoding RNA methyltransferase, with protein MSRVAAATPEAVTPDASAAANAVESRDFSAQDVSDAPALLANGVDALSRIAVVLSHTSHPGNIGAAARAMKTMGLSDLRLVNPDVFPSEIATARASGASDLLQSAQVFTSLKDAIADCVHVVGSSARGRDFVGEVSDARSAAGALVRHTGQGKVAMVFGCEMSGLTNAEVALCQTLAFIPANPAYSSLNLGSAVQVFAYELRVAAGETTGFSAPQFQLATQGEIEAMFTHMETALTDVGFCNPDNPKRLFPRLKRLFNRTRLEREEVDIFRGIFRAMQARPPQRRL; from the coding sequence ATGAGCCGAGTCGCAGCAGCAACCCCGGAAGCGGTCACTCCCGACGCCAGCGCCGCCGCAAACGCGGTGGAATCCCGTGATTTTAGTGCGCAGGACGTATCAGACGCGCCTGCGTTGTTGGCGAACGGCGTTGACGCACTGTCGCGCATTGCGGTGGTGCTATCGCACACATCGCATCCGGGCAACATCGGTGCCGCAGCGCGCGCCATGAAAACAATGGGGCTGAGCGATCTGCGGTTGGTGAATCCGGACGTATTTCCCAGCGAAATCGCCACGGCGCGAGCGTCCGGTGCGTCCGATTTGCTGCAGTCGGCCCAGGTGTTCACCAGCCTCAAGGACGCCATCGCCGATTGCGTTCATGTGGTCGGCAGCTCCGCTCGCGGCCGCGACTTCGTCGGCGAGGTCAGCGATGCCCGGAGTGCCGCTGGCGCGCTGGTGCGCCACACCGGGCAGGGCAAAGTCGCCATGGTCTTTGGCTGCGAGATGAGTGGCCTGACCAACGCTGAGGTGGCGCTGTGCCAGACGCTGGCGTTTATCCCGGCCAACCCGGCTTATTCTTCGCTCAATCTGGGCAGCGCCGTGCAGGTGTTTGCCTACGAGCTGCGCGTCGCGGCCGGCGAAACAACCGGTTTTTCTGCGCCGCAGTTTCAGCTGGCGACGCAGGGCGAAATCGAAGCGATGTTCACCCATATGGAAACGGCGCTTACCGACGTCGGCTTCTGTAATCCCGACAACCCGAAACGCCTGTTTCCGCGTCTAAAGCGCCTGTTCAATCGGACCAGGCTTGAGCGCGAGGAGGTGGATATTTTTCGCGGGATTTTTCGGGCGATGCAAGCCCGTCCACCTCAGCGTCGGTTATGA
- a CDS encoding O-antigen ligase family protein, protein MLHAVSPGLSKALAVLLGLFVCSVWYRGGNDDAIVAVGGFLASLVLGLLAVTAYRAGSLKIEVSAVLALVALLLIAVAGLLGQIRLPAALWTALPGRDSYKIVTDWLALAPSLGGDFALAIDPRRAAIATLTAIAAVAAFAVAHLLPAKLAEQFLRFLTFVAIVQAALGLLQFAFGSPSFMAFGTAVGGHRASGTFVNKNHFATLLGMLLPLLIFRSAGWLGTPSSMRGNGASLANGWWMFATAVVAAALVCSQSRAGVAAAAVSAMLATILCVYHSRSTRSRIALALSLGLAMLMAAGSGLGVLWRSIESPDFLSSMAGRHLMYRTTWEAAKELFPVGAGLGSYSIAFQRVQPPDITGYVEFAHNDYAQVLFELGAVGVIVIALLALSGLIAGKYLLARSCQRLSRPPLAAACALGCLSYAIHAWYDFPSHIPSVAWTACVLAGFATRRDL, encoded by the coding sequence GTGTTGCACGCCGTAAGTCCTGGCCTATCGAAAGCCCTGGCAGTTCTGCTGGGGCTTTTTGTTTGCAGTGTGTGGTATCGCGGCGGCAATGACGACGCGATCGTTGCTGTGGGCGGTTTTTTGGCTTCACTCGTCCTTGGACTGCTTGCAGTTACCGCTTATCGCGCTGGATCGCTGAAAATCGAGGTCTCGGCAGTGCTTGCGCTTGTCGCATTGCTGTTGATCGCAGTCGCCGGATTGTTAGGGCAGATACGATTGCCTGCTGCCCTGTGGACCGCGCTCCCTGGGCGTGACTCGTACAAAATTGTGACCGATTGGCTCGCGCTCGCTCCCTCACTTGGCGGTGACTTCGCACTCGCGATTGACCCACGACGGGCCGCAATCGCCACGCTGACAGCCATCGCAGCGGTTGCCGCTTTCGCCGTAGCCCACCTGTTGCCGGCGAAATTGGCCGAGCAGTTCCTGCGATTCCTGACGTTTGTTGCAATCGTGCAAGCCGCCTTGGGATTGTTGCAGTTTGCATTCGGGTCGCCGTCTTTTATGGCCTTTGGGACTGCCGTCGGTGGCCATCGTGCCTCTGGAACCTTCGTGAACAAGAATCACTTCGCGACCCTACTCGGAATGCTCCTGCCGCTTCTCATTTTTCGAAGTGCAGGCTGGTTAGGTACCCCGTCGTCAATGCGAGGAAACGGTGCGTCGCTCGCAAACGGATGGTGGATGTTCGCGACGGCCGTTGTTGCTGCGGCACTGGTCTGTAGCCAGTCACGAGCGGGCGTGGCCGCCGCGGCGGTGTCTGCGATGCTTGCCACGATCCTTTGCGTGTATCACAGCCGATCAACCAGGTCGCGCATCGCGCTGGCCCTGTCGCTTGGCCTTGCCATGCTGATGGCTGCTGGATCCGGCCTTGGGGTGCTGTGGCGATCCATCGAAAGTCCTGACTTTTTGAGCAGCATGGCTGGCCGCCATTTGATGTACCGCACCACTTGGGAGGCAGCGAAAGAGCTTTTTCCCGTCGGTGCGGGTCTGGGCAGCTATTCGATTGCGTTCCAACGCGTTCAGCCACCAGACATTACCGGATACGTCGAATTCGCACACAACGACTACGCGCAGGTCTTGTTCGAGCTCGGCGCAGTCGGAGTTATAGTCATCGCGTTGCTGGCTCTCAGCGGCTTGATTGCGGGAAAATACCTGCTCGCGCGCAGTTGCCAGCGCCTGTCGCGCCCGCCGCTTGCCGCTGCCTGCGCTCTCGGTTGCTTGTCGTACGCAATCCACGCCTGGTATGACTTTCCGTCTCACATTCCGTCCGTAGCATGGACAGCGTGCGTGCTCGCTGGTTTTGCAACTAGAAGAGACCTCTAG
- a CDS encoding J domain-containing protein — protein MVLDQPKTLLAALDRIALASPSDLSGISLVGDSVLATIVAIASDKYDWSLNDSEVSAERIQSRRRAAQYVIASVCFRPAANSYELLCVAQDAGNAEIRNAYRRMIALVHPDVRPVGFPEDAASRVNTAYSLLCNNVARAKLDAELKAEKLTISTSSPSVRSQPDERQTLASSAATTNSMAKARLRAPRGSLLWIGVLLAIGAIAWLVIAIAPEQQERLVEARPAIALSSELGALPPAAPSESTQSETGGGISAAQQQGVGEVWTNVASKLSTDLRESRARAAGDTPQKLNTQPASVRSSRSAPAVESVVPLATPAESIIATSPPSSPPVATLSRSMLAPTVENATAVTAREAPSGSVDNIALVRVPGDGKESPSALDVDDMLLKFISAFESGSTTTLSRLFSPRMPGRGQLVAQYDRVFRETSARGLRLGQLKHRRFENRVLTSGLATVTTVTGPNKTDVSRVFLEIEVSKERDGLYIDRLATYAEK, from the coding sequence ATGGTGCTGGATCAGCCCAAGACTCTTCTCGCGGCCCTGGATCGCATCGCCCTCGCGTCGCCGTCTGATCTGTCTGGCATATCGTTGGTGGGCGACAGCGTCCTTGCGACCATCGTTGCCATCGCAAGTGACAAGTACGATTGGTCGCTGAACGATTCGGAGGTTTCTGCCGAGCGAATTCAATCGAGGCGGCGCGCCGCCCAGTATGTCATCGCCAGTGTTTGCTTTCGGCCAGCCGCCAACAGTTACGAGTTGCTGTGCGTTGCACAAGACGCCGGCAACGCAGAAATACGCAACGCCTATCGACGAATGATCGCACTGGTACATCCGGACGTTAGGCCAGTGGGCTTTCCGGAAGATGCTGCAAGTCGCGTCAACACCGCTTATTCGCTGCTCTGCAATAACGTCGCTCGCGCTAAGCTCGATGCCGAGCTGAAAGCCGAGAAGCTGACGATCAGCACCTCGTCGCCCTCCGTGCGCTCGCAACCAGACGAACGACAGACTCTTGCAAGTTCTGCGGCTACGACCAACTCGATGGCGAAGGCACGACTGAGAGCGCCCAGAGGCAGCCTTCTCTGGATTGGCGTTTTGCTCGCGATCGGTGCAATCGCCTGGCTAGTCATAGCCATCGCGCCTGAACAACAGGAGCGCCTAGTCGAAGCGCGTCCCGCGATTGCGTTGTCCAGCGAGCTGGGCGCGCTGCCGCCGGCAGCACCATCTGAAAGCACTCAATCAGAAACGGGAGGTGGAATTTCCGCTGCGCAGCAACAGGGAGTCGGTGAAGTCTGGACGAACGTAGCAAGCAAGCTGTCCACGGATTTACGCGAATCGCGAGCACGAGCCGCCGGAGACACGCCGCAAAAATTGAACACACAACCGGCCAGCGTCCGATCGAGCAGATCTGCTCCCGCAGTCGAGTCAGTGGTTCCTTTGGCAACTCCCGCGGAAAGCATTATTGCGACGTCGCCCCCCTCCTCGCCTCCAGTCGCGACACTGTCGCGGTCAATGTTGGCGCCCACTGTGGAGAATGCGACCGCAGTGACTGCGCGCGAAGCACCCAGCGGATCAGTCGACAACATCGCTCTGGTGCGCGTACCGGGCGATGGGAAGGAATCCCCATCCGCGCTGGACGTCGACGACATGCTTCTGAAGTTCATCAGCGCGTTTGAATCCGGGTCCACCACAACGCTGTCCCGCCTCTTTTCGCCGCGGATGCCTGGTCGTGGTCAACTTGTCGCTCAATATGACCGGGTGTTTCGTGAGACATCGGCGCGTGGTCTTAGGCTCGGCCAGCTGAAACACCGTCGTTTTGAGAACCGCGTGCTTACCTCTGGACTGGCTACCGTCACCACGGTGACTGGTCCGAACAAAACTGATGTATCTCGAGTTTTTCTTGAGATTGAGGTATCGAAAGAGCGCGACGGCCTATACATCGACCGTTTGGCAACTTATGCCGAAAAGTGA
- a CDS encoding GumC family protein — translation MNTATPIDPARPSGTGVVVRQTTALSTHVSGTHTEEIDDSLHLRDLLRIILKRKWWIVSASLLVLVLATFYTLLQTPIYRATTTIQIERNAARVVDFKDGTNSDQFAYDEREFLATQYELLKSKALAERVMESLRLDLDRKRPSRSKENPAGDEVLASDGLLDRILATMRKRREPAVRDLNILDRESVIGSLRGAVSIEPVRNARLVKINADGSDPALAAKIANTWAESFIASNLERRVDASSYAKTFLQQQLAATKEKLEESERQLNEYTRQKQIVNVDDKTNLVAQSLQEFNAALSRAEQDRIKAEATYSETKRNLANSREVLENKSVSSLRDSKAKLETDYQEQLKVFKPGFPKMQQLQSQIDELDKKIKAEIALVSNSIETSAKAAFDAARIQESQLRARADSAKRNVLELQNQGIRYNILKRDVDTNREIYNGLLQRFKEVGVAAGVGTNNISVVDKADTPLFPFKPDVLRNAMIGLALGLMIGLGLAFLLEHLDDSIKFPDEVERFTGLTLVGVVPKASTRSGMAITSQVAEDPRSALAEAYRSLRTALQFSTSRGAPRTLAVTSCAKGEGKSTSAFSIALALSQLGKKVLLVDADMRNPALHKVLGQDHSEGLSNLLSSSLDPLKITRLTAHSGLYFISAGPLPPNPAELLSGDNLSKLLAPGSSTFDHIVVDAPPVLGIADAVVLCKQVDACLFVIECGRTRKTSIRNALKRLHQTGTHPLGAILTKLPSSSSLYGYDSNYYYYGDNPNAPKLGKV, via the coding sequence TTGAATACAGCCACGCCTATTGATCCAGCACGTCCGTCAGGAACAGGCGTCGTAGTTCGCCAAACGACGGCGCTATCGACCCATGTTTCGGGCACGCATACCGAAGAAATCGACGATTCCCTTCATTTGCGGGATTTACTTCGCATCATTCTCAAACGCAAGTGGTGGATCGTCTCAGCGTCGCTGCTGGTGTTGGTGCTCGCCACGTTCTACACGTTGCTGCAAACACCGATTTATCGCGCGACCACCACCATCCAGATTGAGCGCAACGCTGCCCGCGTCGTTGACTTCAAGGACGGCACGAACAGCGATCAATTCGCTTACGACGAACGTGAATTTCTGGCCACGCAATACGAACTGCTAAAGAGTAAGGCGCTGGCGGAGCGTGTCATGGAATCGCTCAGGCTGGACCTGGACCGAAAACGTCCTTCACGCAGCAAGGAAAACCCGGCGGGCGACGAAGTGCTTGCGAGCGACGGCCTTCTCGACCGTATTTTGGCCACGATGCGCAAGCGTCGTGAGCCCGCCGTTCGCGACTTGAACATTCTCGATCGAGAGTCGGTGATCGGCTCGCTGAGGGGGGCCGTAAGCATAGAGCCGGTTCGAAACGCACGTCTGGTGAAAATCAATGCGGATGGCAGCGACCCTGCCCTTGCAGCAAAAATTGCCAACACCTGGGCCGAATCGTTCATCGCGTCAAATCTTGAACGCCGGGTGGACGCGTCATCCTACGCCAAGACCTTCCTGCAACAGCAACTTGCGGCGACCAAGGAAAAACTGGAGGAATCAGAGCGCCAGCTGAATGAATACACACGTCAAAAGCAGATTGTTAATGTTGATGACAAAACCAATTTGGTTGCTCAAAGCCTTCAGGAATTTAATGCTGCGCTGTCCCGGGCGGAGCAGGATCGAATCAAGGCGGAGGCGACGTACTCCGAAACAAAGCGAAACTTAGCCAATTCGCGGGAAGTACTGGAGAATAAGTCTGTCTCATCCCTGCGGGACAGCAAGGCAAAACTCGAGACAGATTACCAGGAACAGCTCAAGGTTTTCAAACCGGGCTTTCCCAAAATGCAGCAGCTGCAGTCTCAGATTGACGAGCTCGACAAGAAAATCAAGGCGGAAATTGCGTTAGTTTCAAACTCCATTGAGACGTCGGCGAAGGCTGCTTTCGACGCGGCGCGCATCCAGGAATCACAGTTGCGCGCACGTGCAGATTCCGCAAAGCGAAACGTGCTGGAACTGCAGAATCAGGGCATTCGCTACAACATCCTGAAACGTGATGTCGACACGAATCGCGAGATTTACAACGGCCTCTTGCAACGCTTCAAGGAAGTCGGCGTCGCTGCGGGCGTAGGCACTAACAACATTTCGGTCGTCGACAAGGCTGACACGCCACTCTTTCCGTTCAAGCCTGATGTCCTTCGGAACGCTATGATCGGACTCGCGTTGGGCCTGATGATTGGTCTCGGCTTGGCATTTTTGCTGGAGCATCTCGACGATTCGATCAAGTTTCCAGATGAGGTTGAGCGCTTTACCGGACTGACGCTGGTTGGAGTCGTCCCCAAAGCATCGACACGTTCGGGCATGGCGATCACCAGTCAGGTAGCGGAGGATCCTCGCTCCGCGCTTGCCGAAGCCTATCGATCGCTGCGGACCGCGTTGCAGTTTTCCACATCGCGCGGCGCCCCGCGAACTCTCGCTGTTACCAGCTGCGCGAAGGGCGAAGGAAAGTCGACGAGTGCGTTCTCAATCGCTCTGGCACTGTCGCAACTCGGCAAGAAAGTTTTATTAGTGGACGCCGACATGCGCAACCCCGCCTTGCACAAGGTGTTGGGGCAGGATCACAGCGAAGGCTTGTCGAACTTGCTCTCAAGCTCGCTTGATCCTCTGAAGATCACCAGGCTCACCGCTCACAGCGGCTTGTATTTCATCAGCGCTGGCCCGTTGCCTCCAAATCCGGCCGAACTGCTCTCGGGCGACAATTTGAGCAAGCTCTTGGCCCCGGGCAGCTCGACTTTCGATCACATCGTTGTCGATGCTCCGCCCGTTCTTGGGATCGCCGATGCTGTCGTACTGTGCAAACAGGTCGATGCCTGTCTCTTTGTGATCGAGTGCGGGCGCACCCGCAAGACAAGCATTCGCAATGCTCTGAAGCGCCTGCATCAGACAGGAACGCATCCGTTGGGTGCGATTCTGACGAAGCTACCCAGCAGCTCGTCGTTGTACGGGTACGACTCGAATTACTATTACTACGGCGACAACCCCAACGCGCCCAAGTTGGGAAAGGTCTAG
- a CDS encoding polysaccharide biosynthesis/export family protein — MEQEQPWAIFRHWVALIASVMLQSAVFGQTSVAPTQAGAASPRLLNPTAPEAEYKVGPQDLLEVQVWGQPDLARTVRVNLQGKISLPLIGGVDAVGLTAQQLEKNISDRLSEKFLQDPQVTVFIKEFTTLRFTIEGAVNKPGLYPLSGQITLLRALAVAGGQGPLSDMSDVMLFRLLPTGERQTLSFDMEKIRSGEIADPFIANDDLVVVKRSKARAAVKDSLFGDILQTLNPFSFLR; from the coding sequence ATGGAGCAAGAGCAGCCTTGGGCGATTTTTCGGCATTGGGTAGCGCTGATCGCTTCGGTAATGTTGCAATCGGCGGTATTTGGTCAAACCTCTGTTGCCCCGACTCAAGCTGGTGCAGCGTCGCCGCGCCTCCTGAACCCGACGGCGCCTGAAGCAGAATACAAGGTTGGCCCACAAGACTTATTGGAAGTTCAAGTTTGGGGCCAGCCGGACTTGGCTCGCACGGTTAGGGTAAACCTTCAGGGAAAGATCAGCTTGCCCCTGATTGGGGGTGTCGACGCCGTCGGCCTGACCGCGCAACAGCTTGAGAAGAATATCTCGGACCGTTTGAGCGAGAAATTCCTTCAAGACCCTCAGGTCACCGTTTTCATCAAGGAATTTACAACGCTGCGCTTCACCATCGAAGGCGCCGTTAACAAACCTGGTTTGTACCCCCTTTCCGGGCAAATTACCTTGCTGCGCGCGCTGGCAGTTGCTGGCGGGCAAGGTCCGCTTAGTGATATGAGTGACGTCATGCTTTTTCGCTTGTTACCGACCGGCGAGCGTCAAACGCTGTCGTTCGACATGGAAAAAATCCGCAGCGGGGAAATCGCCGACCCGTTCATCGCTAACGATGACCTCGTTGTTGTCAAGAGATCCAAGGCGCGGGCTGCGGTCAAAGACTCACTGTTTGGCGACATACTGCAAACGCTTAATCCGTTTTCTTTCTTGCGATAA
- a CDS encoding tyrosine-protein phosphatase: MTDAPVLPLEMIDLHCHLLPGIDDGSPNLDTTLEMARIAVDDGISTIFCTPHIYPGLYDNRGPDIKRRVDALRLVLGDQNIKLSINFGADVHLVPEVLEGLSTGRIPTLGGSRYVLLEPAHTVRPPRFLESVFALQARGFVPVITHPERLTWADEHYTDFLQLARSGCWLQITAGALLGTFGKRAQMLAERLTGDGWTAVIASDAHTTQRRAPRLSQARLRAAQLVGSDEAKRCVYDRPLAILNNSPAGTVHPPPAMSDAGRAISPVGTLKGKLLRWIGK; the protein is encoded by the coding sequence TTGACCGATGCCCCTGTATTGCCGCTCGAAATGATTGATTTGCATTGTCACCTTCTGCCGGGTATTGACGATGGTTCGCCCAACTTGGACACCACGCTAGAAATGGCGCGGATTGCGGTTGACGACGGAATTTCGACCATATTCTGTACGCCGCACATCTACCCGGGACTTTATGACAACCGTGGGCCAGACATAAAACGTCGCGTTGATGCCCTGAGACTGGTTTTGGGTGATCAGAACATCAAACTGTCCATCAACTTCGGCGCGGACGTGCATCTGGTGCCAGAGGTGCTGGAAGGCTTGAGCACCGGACGGATTCCGACGCTCGGCGGTAGCCGCTACGTGCTCCTGGAGCCCGCGCATACTGTGCGCCCACCGAGATTCTTGGAGTCTGTGTTTGCTCTGCAAGCCCGGGGGTTTGTCCCTGTGATTACTCATCCTGAGCGCCTAACCTGGGCTGACGAGCATTACACGGACTTTCTCCAGCTAGCCCGCAGCGGCTGTTGGCTGCAGATTACGGCCGGTGCGCTACTAGGAACATTCGGAAAACGCGCACAGATGCTCGCCGAGCGTCTGACCGGGGACGGTTGGACGGCAGTTATTGCGAGCGACGCCCACACAACTCAACGGCGTGCCCCGCGCTTGAGCCAGGCGCGCCTTCGCGCCGCGCAACTGGTCGGCAGTGACGAGGCGAAGCGCTGCGTCTACGATCGCCCGCTCGCTATTCTGAACAATTCTCCCGCGGGAACTGTCCACCCGCCGCCCGCCATGTCGGACGCGGGGCGGGCAATCTCTCCGGTGGGCACCTTGAAAGGTAAACTTCTGCGCTGGATTGGCAAATGA